One Polaribacter reichenbachii genomic window, ATTTCATCATTATTTTTAATGGTGTATACCATTTTCCATTTCCAGAATTGAAATTGTTTTGTAATTTTATAAATAATGTTTTCTTCTTTATTAAAGACTTCACAACCAAATTTACCAAAATCCATAAACCAACTAGAACTGTATTGTTTTTCTGTTGATGAGTAAATACTTAAAGTATTGTTATTGTGTTTTATTGTGTATAAATGTAGTTGCATAGAAAACAATATTAGTCCACAAAAATAGAATAACTTAAGTAAAATTGAATTATTTATATGATTAAAATAACCCCTTTATTTTCCTAAAAATGCAATAACTTTATCTGGAAAATCTGTAAAAGCGCCATCTACATTGGCATCAATTAAAAGTGTTTGCATCATTTCTTCAAAAGTTGTAAACTCTGCCAAAGCATCTGCTCTAAATGTATAAGGATGTACTTTTAAACCTAATTTATGGGCATCAGAAACCAAAGATGTAAAGGTGAATTTACCATCTACTTTTTCGCTTAAAATTTGTCTGTACCAAGGGCCAATTCCATCAGCATAAGTAGCAAAATGAGCAAGTTGTTTTGTTTCTTCTTTAAATTCCATTAACTGAACTAAAAATAATTCAGATTTTAATTCTTTACGAATTCTCTCTAATTCTTTGGCGTTAAAACACTGTAAAATACAGTTATCTTTTTTAGTTTTATAACCATAATCAGAGAGGACATTTAAAACAATTTCAGTTAAATTTTTATTTTCTTTTTGATGAAATTCGGGTGCTTTTATTTCTGGATAAATTCCAATATCTTTTCCTGTAGATGTGTTTAAACCTTGTATGAATTCGATTTCTTCTTGTAAAGAATGTAGTTTAAAATTTCCTTGCCAAATAGGAAAACGATTTGAATATACTTGTTTGCCATTTTTAGGATTAAATCGTTCTGAAACTTGTAAGGTTTTTAGTTCATCAAAAGTAAAATCGATTACATAATAACGTTGATCTTCTCTTTTTCTATCTGGGAATTTTTTGGCTACATCTGTTACATCATCTAAATAAATATCGTGAATTACAATAGGTACATCATCTTTACTTAAAACCAAATCTTGTTCTATAAAATCTACATGCATTGCATAAGCCATTGCTTTTGCTTGCAAAGTGTGTTCTGGTAAATAACCAGAAGCGCCTCTGTGTGCTATGACTATTTTTTTGTTCATTGGTTTTAATTTTTGATGAGATTTCTTACATCCAAAGATAATTATTAGTAAAAGTATTATTTTCTTCATTCTTTAAAAGTATAACTTTTGTAGTTTTGCAATATGAAGTTAGCGTTAAAAATAATGTTTATTGTCTTTTTACTTTGGATGATAATTGGAATATATCTTATTAATACAGAACATGAAAAAGCCCAAGTTGTAATGGGGTTAGGTGTTTTGTTTTTGTCCTTTTTATTTATGCCATTGTTTATTTATTATAGATATAGAGATGGCAAATACAAGAAATATATTTTAAATGATGAGAAATTATTAAGTGCTTTTAAGAATAGAGATAAAAATTAATCTTCTTTTTTTAAGAAAGCGTATACAGGAAAATGATCTGAAAATCCACCTTTATACCAAGGGCCAATATAAGTTCTAAAAGGACTTCCTTTGTATTTACCTTTGTAAATTTTCATCCATTTTTTATTAAAAACTTCAGCGTGTTTAAAGTAAAGTTTGTCTTTTTCTTTTTCTAAAAAGTTATTAGAAAATATAATCTGGTCGAATAAATTCCAGCTGCCATTAAAAGTTAAACTACCCGATTTTTCTCTGTCTAACATACTTTCCATTGGGTTGTAAAAATCATCTTGAATTAAATGTTTTTTTACACTTTTACTAGTTGGATCATCATTAAAATCGCCCATAATTATAATTTTTGGGTTCATTTCTTTGTTTTTAATTTCCTCGATAATATTTCTAGCTGTTTCAGCAGCAATAATTCTTTTGGGTTCAGTTTCAGGAATACCTTCTCTTCTAGAAGACCAATGATTTACCAAAATATGAACCAATTCTCCTTTTAAATTTCCACTAACTTTTAAAATATCTCTGGTGTAATCTCTGTCTCCATCTTCATCTAATAGATAAACAGGATGAGTTTCAGATTCAATCAATTCAAAATCAATTTTATTGTATAATAAGGCAACATCAATTCCACGTTCATCTGGCGAATTATGATGCACATAACCATAGTGATGTTTTCTTAAGTAGGATGAGTTTGCTAAATCTGCAACTACTTTGGCGTTTTCAACTTCTACCAAACCGACTATTGCAGGTGGGTGTTTAGATCTGTTTAAACCTAATTGAGCTATTACAGAACTTAGTTTTTTAATTTTAGAGTTGTATCGCTTGTAAGTCCATTTCTTTTTTCCATTTGGTGTAAAATCATCATCAGCAGTATTTGGGTTATCATTTGTGTCAAACAAATTTTCTACGTTATAAAACGCAATTGTTGAGATGTTTTTTTTCTGTTTAGAAAATGAATTAAATGGAAACATGTTTTTTTACTTTTTCGTAAAAATAGTGAAATATTTAAGGGAATTCATAACTTAAAAGGCGAGTTTTATTAACTTTCTAATAACTCTTTTTACATTTTACCCTCATAAATTTGTTATGATTAAAATTTGAATTTAGCTATAGAAAGAATTAACTGAATAAGTACGAAATTTAATTTAGCTGTAAAATCCTCAATTTATTGAGGATTTTTTGTGAAAAGTAAAATATTGCAACTTTATATTATTGTTTTTGTAATTTTAACTTTAAATATATGTTTTATTAACATTTAATTTTTCTCTATTAATTGGAAACAAATTAAATTTGTAGCCACAAAAATAACTATTAAAAAGAGAGGGTATAAGAGTAGAAAAAAAGTGTAAAAAATTTGAATTAATTAGTTAAAACCTCATCTGTTGAGGTTTTTTCTTTTTTATAATATTTTCACCTTTTATTTTTAATGAATTTTCTACCAAACAAGATAAAATCTTTAATAAAAACAGATTTTATAATATTTATTATTTGTTCTCTTAATATTAAATTAATCTAGAATTTTATGTTGTTTTTAGTAGAAAAATAGAATTACTTTAATTATTCTTATGTTCTTTATTTTTCATTATTAAAATAGCTGTGTTTTAATAATTATTAACACTTTTTTGTTAGTTTATCTTTAATGTTAACACATTTAAAAATGTCAAAAACTAACTAAAATTACACCTTTTTATAACGTTTATTTTCACTTTTTAAATTACACTTCTACTAGTTTTGTGGTGTTAATTAATAACAACTAAAAATTAAAAAACATTAAAAAATGAAAAAGCTATCCATTGTATTTTTATTAACTTTTATGACCGTATTTTCTACTTTTTCCAATAATGATGATAAAACCAAAGAAGAAGTAAATAGTAAACTAAGAAATAAGATTGAACACTTATTAGGAGATTACCAAGATGTGTTAAGCAAAAATGTAGAAAAAGCATCTATAAAGTTTATCATTAACAGACAAGGAGAAATTATTGTTTTATCAGTAAACACAAGTAAAGATAATTTAGCAAGTTTTATTAAAAGTAAATTAAACTATAAAGTTGCTTCTATTAAAAATGTAAAATTTTTAAAAACCTATACGCTACCTGTAAAGTTTGTAAAAGAGTAATTTTTTTGAAAAATATTTGAATTTGAATTGGTTAATTAGAGCTTTTAGCTTAGCCTCAACAATAGTTGGGGCTTTTTTGGGTTTTAAAATAAAGAATAGTTTGTATTTTTGTATTATATGATAGATCAAAAAGAAGCCATTTCTGAAAAAGCCGTTTTAATAGGCGTTATTACACAACAACAAGACGAAGCAAAATCTACAGAGTATTTAGATGAGTTAGAGTTTTTAACATCAACTGCAGGCGGAGTTGCTGTAAAACGCTTTGTGCAAAAAATGGAAAGACCTAATCCTAAAACATTTTTAGGCGCTGGTAAATTAGAAGATGTAAGAGCTTACATTCACTCTAATGATATTGGTACTGCCATTTTTGACGATGAATTATCGCCAGCACAATTACGAAATATAGAGAAAATTTTAGATTGCAAAATTTTAGACAGAACCAATTTAATCTTAGATATTTTTGCACAAAGAGCTCAAACAAGTTCTGCAAAAACGCAAGTAGAATTAGCACAAAGCGAATATTTATTGCCTCGTTTAACAAGACTTTGGACTCACCTTGACAAACAAAAAGGGGGAATTGGAATGCGTGGACCTGGGGAAACAGAAATAGAAACAGATAGACGTATTATTCGTGATAAAATATCTTTACTAAAGAAAAGATTAAAAGTCATTGACAAACAAATGGCAGTTCAGCGTAAGAATCGTGGTAAAATGGTTCGTGTTGCTTTAGTAGGTTATACCAATGTTGGTAAATCTACTTTAATGAATGTTATTAGTAAAAGTGATGTTTTTGCAGAAAACAAACTTTTTGCAACCTTAGATACCACAGTGCGTAAAGTGGTTATTAAGAATATTCCGTTTTTAATGACAGATACAGTTGGGTTTATTAGAAAATTACCAACACAATTGGTAGAATCTTTTAAATCTACTTTAGATGAAGTTCGTGAAGCTGATTTGTTATTACATGTGGTAGATATTTCTCATCCTAATTTTGAAGACCATATTGCTTCTGTAAATGATATTTTAAGAGATATTAAGAGTGATGATAAACCTACTTTAATGGTTTTTAATAAGATTGATGCTTATGAACACGAAACTATTGATGAAGATGATTTAGATACCGAAAAAGGTAAAGAGCATTACACTTTAAAAGACTGGAAAAAAACTTGGATGAATAAAAATGAGGTTGAATCTATTTTTATTTCTGCTTTAAACAAAGAAAATCTAGACGATTTTAAAGACAAAACTTACGAAGAAGTAAAGAAAATACACATTCAACGTTTTCCTTATAACGACTTTTTATATTATGAATATAAAGAGGAGGAATAGTTACTTTAGTATTAAAAGTTTTAAACACTTAGTAACCTTATTTGTAATAATATTCTTGGTTTCTGGTTTTTCTAAAAACCAATCTTCTAGAAAAACACAGAAACCATCTGTTTTAGTTTTGCCTTCTTATGATTTAAATGCTAATGGAGGTTTTTCTCCAGAAATACAAGAGATCTTGGAGGAGAATTTTAAAAATAATTTAGAAATAAATTTGATAAAATTCCCTTTTAAAAAACTAATACATATTCCTTATCAAAATGTTTATGATAAGAAATATTGTAAATTACTTTTAGAAAAGTTAGATGTTGATTTTATATTAATGTCAAAAATTGATTTAAAAGATATTCTAGAACAAAATAAAAAATGGGACTTAAGTTTTAGAGTTTATAATGTTAAAGCAAATCAACAATTCGATTCTAAGTTAAAAGGAAAAGACTTGTCTTATGCTGAAATAGAAGAAAAAGTTCAAAATAATCATCAAATTTTGGTTGATGAGATATCAGATTTCAAAAATTAATTATTTTGAATCCTTTTTATCTTCTTCAATAATGCCCATTCTTTTTGCACGGTTTTCCCAAGATTTTCTTGCGTGTGCTTGTAAATCAGCAACATTATCAGTTTCGTCCATAATCTCTAAACCTAATAAGGTTTCAATAACATCTTCTTGAGAAACTAATCCACTAACAGAACCATATTCATCTACAACTAGAGCAATGTGTTCTTTTTCTTTAATTAATTTATCAAACAAATCTGGGATAGATAATTCTCTATTAGTAATTAAAATATCTCTTTTTATAGTTGCTAAAGTATCTGTTCCTTTACCACTTATAATTGCTTCTAATAAATTATCTTTTAAAAAGTAGCCCGTAATTTCATCAGGGTTTTCTTTAAAAACCGGAATTCTAGAAAAACGTAAATTTTTATGATCGTTGTAAAAAGCTTGTATAGTTTGGCTTTCATCCGCAGTTTCTAAAACTGTTCTTGGCGTCATTACATCATTTACTTTAATCTCTTTAAAACCTAAAAGATTTCTAATCACTTTACTTTCATTCTTTTGAAAAACACCGTCTTTTTCAGCCATTTCTGTCATTACTAAAAAGCCTTCTCTACTTAAAATACTTCCATGACCTTTGCCACCAATTAACTTTGTAGTAAGTTGTAGAACCCAAAGAATACCTGTCCATTTTAACGGAAAAATCATAATATTCAGTGCTTTAGAAGTAAAGTTAGATAACTGTTTCCAGTAAGTTGCACCAATAGTTTTTGGTATAATTTCTGAAGCCACTAAAATTAAAATTGTCATTATTGTAGAAACAACACC contains:
- a CDS encoding endonuclease; this encodes MFPFNSFSKQKKNISTIAFYNVENLFDTNDNPNTADDDFTPNGKKKWTYKRYNSKIKKLSSVIAQLGLNRSKHPPAIVGLVEVENAKVVADLANSSYLRKHHYGYVHHNSPDERGIDVALLYNKIDFELIESETHPVYLLDEDGDRDYTRDILKVSGNLKGELVHILVNHWSSRREGIPETEPKRIIAAETARNIIEEIKNKEMNPKIIIMGDFNDDPTSKSVKKHLIQDDFYNPMESMLDREKSGSLTFNGSWNLFDQIIFSNNFLEKEKDKLYFKHAEVFNKKWMKIYKGKYKGSPFRTYIGPWYKGGFSDHFPVYAFLKKED
- the hflX gene encoding GTPase HflX: MIDQKEAISEKAVLIGVITQQQDEAKSTEYLDELEFLTSTAGGVAVKRFVQKMERPNPKTFLGAGKLEDVRAYIHSNDIGTAIFDDELSPAQLRNIEKILDCKILDRTNLILDIFAQRAQTSSAKTQVELAQSEYLLPRLTRLWTHLDKQKGGIGMRGPGETEIETDRRIIRDKISLLKKRLKVIDKQMAVQRKNRGKMVRVALVGYTNVGKSTLMNVISKSDVFAENKLFATLDTTVRKVVIKNIPFLMTDTVGFIRKLPTQLVESFKSTLDEVREADLLLHVVDISHPNFEDHIASVNDILRDIKSDDKPTLMVFNKIDAYEHETIDEDDLDTEKGKEHYTLKDWKKTWMNKNEVESIFISALNKENLDDFKDKTYEEVKKIHIQRFPYNDFLYYEYKEEE
- the glpQ gene encoding glycerophosphodiester phosphodiesterase gives rise to the protein MKKIILLLIIIFGCKKSHQKLKPMNKKIVIAHRGASGYLPEHTLQAKAMAYAMHVDFIEQDLVLSKDDVPIVIHDIYLDDVTDVAKKFPDRKREDQRYYVIDFTFDELKTLQVSERFNPKNGKQVYSNRFPIWQGNFKLHSLQEEIEFIQGLNTSTGKDIGIYPEIKAPEFHQKENKNLTEIVLNVLSDYGYKTKKDNCILQCFNAKELERIRKELKSELFLVQLMEFKEETKQLAHFATYADGIGPWYRQILSEKVDGKFTFTSLVSDAHKLGLKVHPYTFRADALAEFTTFEEMMQTLLIDANVDGAFTDFPDKVIAFLGK
- a CDS encoding CNNM domain-containing protein produces the protein MTLLIIYATISIFFSFLCSILEAVLLSITPTFINLKKSEGESYATELETLKKDVDKPLIAILTINTIAHTVGAILVGVQAKVAYAEMYGTNTSSILGFEFTEDVMVGVVSTIMTILILVASEIIPKTIGATYWKQLSNFTSKALNIMIFPLKWTGILWVLQLTTKLIGGKGHGSILSREGFLVMTEMAEKDGVFQKNESKVIRNLLGFKEIKVNDVMTPRTVLETADESQTIQAFYNDHKNLRFSRIPVFKENPDEITGYFLKDNLLEAIISGKGTDTLATIKRDILITNRELSIPDLFDKLIKEKEHIALVVDEYGSVSGLVSQEDVIETLLGLEIMDETDNVADLQAHARKSWENRAKRMGIIEEDKKDSK